From Nicotiana tabacum cultivar K326 chromosome 22, ASM71507v2, whole genome shotgun sequence, one genomic window encodes:
- the LOC107762242 gene encoding auxin-responsive protein IAA28 isoform X2, with amino-acid sequence MELELGLAIPSYFPIKSSDLNGNVDSFDDNFSEMKNDSNYINHKSNFSAANSDYDDSDKFERKTLPLLIWNGQPNDEEEDDHPKRRTFEACNPEIKEENQLVGWPPIKSWRKKQINGINHQGIGWNTNERINNDVIGRRNSMYVKVKMEGVAIGRKINLRLYNSYQVLTNSLIQMFAKYQNCNDNGTRFTLLYQDREGDWMLAGDVPWQTFMETVQRIQILRNGKRGRINSRKSSDIS; translated from the exons ATGGAACTTGAGCTTGGTCTTGCAATTCCTTCCTATTTTCCCATCAAATCTTCCGACCTAAATGGCAACGTCGACAGTTTTGATGACAACTTCTCAGAAATGAAGAAtgatagcaattatatcaaccaCAAGTCTAACTTTTCAGCGGCTAATTCTGATTATGATGATAGTGACAAATTTGAACGTAAAACGTTGCCTTTGCTTATATGGAATGGCCAaccaaatgatgaagaagaagatgatcaCCCAAAGAGGAGAACTTTTGAAGCTTGCAACCC GGAAATCAAGGAAGAAAACCAATTAGTGGGGTGGCCACCAATTAAATCATGGAGAAAAAAGCAAATTAATGGGATTAATCACCAAGGTATTGGCTGGAACACAAATGAAAGAATTAACAATGATGTTATTGGTCGAAGAAACTCAATGTATGTGAAGGTTAAAATGGAAGGAGTAGCCATTGGAAGGAAAATTAATCTAAGGCTGTATAATTCCTATCAAGTCCTTACTAACAGCTTGATCCAAATGTTTGCAAAAT ATCAGAATTGCAACGATAATGGTACGCGCTTTACACTATTGTACCAAGACAGAGAAGGAGATTGGATGCTTGCAGGAGATGTGCCATGGCA AACATTCATGGAGACTGTTCAAAGAATACAAATACTAAGGAATGGGAAGAGAGGAagaataaattcaagaaaatCGTCCGATATTTCTTAG
- the LOC107762242 gene encoding auxin-responsive protein IAA28 isoform X1 has protein sequence MELELGLAIPSYFPIKSSDLNGNVDSFDDNFSEMKNDSNYINHKSNFSAANSDYDDSDKFERKTLPLLIWNGQPNDEEEDDHPKRRTFEACNPEIKEENQLVGWPPIKSWRKKQINGINHQGIGWNTNERINNDVIGRRNSMYVKVKMEGVAIGRKINLRLYNSYQVLTNSLIQMFAKSDQNCNDNGTRFTLLYQDREGDWMLAGDVPWQTFMETVQRIQILRNGKRGRINSRKSSDIS, from the exons ATGGAACTTGAGCTTGGTCTTGCAATTCCTTCCTATTTTCCCATCAAATCTTCCGACCTAAATGGCAACGTCGACAGTTTTGATGACAACTTCTCAGAAATGAAGAAtgatagcaattatatcaaccaCAAGTCTAACTTTTCAGCGGCTAATTCTGATTATGATGATAGTGACAAATTTGAACGTAAAACGTTGCCTTTGCTTATATGGAATGGCCAaccaaatgatgaagaagaagatgatcaCCCAAAGAGGAGAACTTTTGAAGCTTGCAACCC GGAAATCAAGGAAGAAAACCAATTAGTGGGGTGGCCACCAATTAAATCATGGAGAAAAAAGCAAATTAATGGGATTAATCACCAAGGTATTGGCTGGAACACAAATGAAAGAATTAACAATGATGTTATTGGTCGAAGAAACTCAATGTATGTGAAGGTTAAAATGGAAGGAGTAGCCATTGGAAGGAAAATTAATCTAAGGCTGTATAATTCCTATCAAGTCCTTACTAACAGCTTGATCCAAATGTTTGCAAAAT CAGATCAGAATTGCAACGATAATGGTACGCGCTTTACACTATTGTACCAAGACAGAGAAGGAGATTGGATGCTTGCAGGAGATGTGCCATGGCA AACATTCATGGAGACTGTTCAAAGAATACAAATACTAAGGAATGGGAAGAGAGGAagaataaattcaagaaaatCGTCCGATATTTCTTAG